The Flavobacterium commune genome contains a region encoding:
- a CDS encoding IPT/TIG domain-containing protein encodes MLKLSYLKNTIFKKIFFFFLGLSFLMISCNNSDNDPDYVPPTLKNFPESGLLGQPISIQIENMEIGKIQVFFDLEEADVKYTADNEIMVIVPTSIKRYNPTLKIIDLNENKTILSSTFTLKKPVITKYSSENISFNETLTIYGENFDTNRNLIKVLVNNEIAQIQNTDFNKVEIMIPTKLTTANLEIKVQSQLQEASSTLPLVLKNPIIKGTQLNQVWLQQTLDVNIENVNPNSEFGEVFVNGIPCYFSASTNNIIGITIPPGPYKDFFVTNITYKTAGLTTSYDCNIKILNNFILVDHIDNAQTEFNIFIHNNKAYTFSYTIPGTDEFERYYTFLEFSPVTEKWKQISTFHYTGHIVNAVYDGNNTVYFYKLEGNSQSYSLSKFNMDTNKETAIDLPNNKIVAPLLFAFHDKLYLYSGLDRTSTSTTVRNKKYEYSKLDNTWRELSSSVLSELPLTSEHAVTTPIDYVFIGEDIYISYGLNYSTFKISPNLSVTKTPYALSFQYGNNIIVKSSYDYLYNTKTNKYVAVDILNLTGYSNNFFTLNNEVYYLRNSWSMYYQNTIYTQKISKQILNGLL; translated from the coding sequence ATGCTAAAACTATCTTATCTAAAAAATACTATCTTTAAAAAAATATTTTTCTTTTTTCTAGGACTAAGCTTTTTAATGATTTCCTGCAATAATTCTGATAATGATCCGGATTATGTTCCCCCTACTTTAAAAAACTTTCCGGAATCCGGTTTATTAGGTCAGCCTATATCCATTCAAATAGAGAATATGGAAATTGGTAAAATCCAGGTCTTTTTCGATTTGGAAGAAGCAGATGTAAAATATACAGCTGATAATGAAATTATGGTAATAGTACCAACATCTATTAAACGTTATAACCCAACTCTTAAGATTATTGATTTAAATGAAAATAAAACGATATTAAGTTCAACCTTTACATTAAAAAAACCTGTAATTACTAAATATAGCAGTGAGAATATTTCATTTAATGAAACCCTTACCATATATGGGGAAAACTTTGACACCAATAGAAACTTAATAAAGGTATTGGTGAATAATGAAATTGCTCAAATTCAAAATACCGACTTCAATAAAGTTGAAATAATGATTCCTACTAAACTTACTACTGCAAATCTGGAAATAAAAGTTCAATCCCAACTTCAGGAAGCATCTTCTACTCTGCCTTTAGTCTTAAAAAATCCAATTATTAAAGGAACGCAGCTTAACCAAGTTTGGTTGCAACAAACTCTTGATGTCAATATAGAAAACGTGAATCCTAATAGCGAATTTGGCGAAGTATTTGTAAATGGTATTCCATGTTATTTTTCTGCTAGTACCAACAACATAATTGGAATCACTATTCCTCCAGGACCATACAAAGATTTTTTTGTTACTAATATCACTTACAAAACTGCAGGATTAACAACAAGTTATGATTGTAACATAAAAATTTTAAACAATTTTATTTTAGTTGACCATATCGACAATGCACAAACTGAATTCAACATTTTCATTCATAATAATAAAGCATATACTTTTTCATATACCATTCCTGGAACTGATGAATTTGAACGTTATTATACTTTTCTTGAATTTTCCCCTGTCACTGAAAAATGGAAACAAATATCAACATTTCATTACACCGGACATATAGTTAATGCTGTTTATGATGGGAACAACACCGTTTACTTTTACAAATTAGAAGGTAATAGTCAATCTTATAGTCTATCAAAATTTAATATGGATACAAACAAAGAGACTGCAATAGATTTACCTAACAATAAAATTGTAGCTCCTCTCCTCTTTGCCTTTCATGATAAACTCTATTTATATAGTGGATTAGACAGAACCAGTACCTCAACAACTGTTCGTAATAAAAAATATGAATATTCAAAACTTGATAACACTTGGAGAGAACTGTCATCTTCAGTTTTATCTGAGCTGCCTCTTACTAGTGAACATGCTGTTACTACCCCTATCGACTATGTATTCATTGGAGAAGATATTTATATCTCTTATGGATTGAACTACTCAACATTTAAAATAAGTCCAAACCTGAGTGTTACCAAAACCCCTTATGCACTCAGTTTTCAATACGGAAATAATATTATTGTCAAAAGTTCCTATGATTATCTCTATAATACAAAAACAAATAAATATGTGGCAGTAGACATTTTAAATTTAACCGGATATAGCAATAATTTCTTCACATTAAATAATGAGGTTTATTATTTAAGAAATAGTTGGTCTATGTATTATCAAAACACTATTTATACCCAAAAAATAAGTAAACAAATTTTAAATGGATTGCTTTAA